Proteins from one Mucilaginibacter jinjuensis genomic window:
- a CDS encoding TIGR00730 family Rossman fold protein: MTGDEKIRKAFTNNDWHEIKVTDSWQIFKIMAEFVDGFEKLAKIGPCVSIFGSARTKNDNKYYKMSEDTARLLTEHGYGVISGGGPGIMEAANKGAYEAGGKSVGLNIELPFEQFHNRYIDRDKLLEFDYFFVRKVMFMKYSQGFIILPGGFGTMDESFEAITLIQTGKIARFPIVFVGVDYWKGLFEWVESKMLNDEHNINPDDLNLYRVVDTPEEAVDHIFKFYQKYVLKPNF, encoded by the coding sequence ATGACAGGCGACGAAAAAATTAGAAAAGCCTTTACCAACAACGATTGGCATGAAATTAAGGTAACAGACTCATGGCAGATCTTCAAGATCATGGCTGAGTTTGTGGACGGATTTGAGAAACTGGCTAAGATTGGCCCATGCGTATCCATCTTCGGATCGGCACGTACCAAGAATGATAATAAATACTACAAGATGTCGGAAGATACCGCCCGCCTGCTTACCGAGCATGGTTATGGTGTAATTTCTGGCGGTGGCCCCGGTATTATGGAAGCTGCCAACAAAGGTGCTTACGAAGCCGGCGGTAAATCAGTAGGTTTAAATATTGAATTACCGTTTGAGCAGTTCCATAACCGTTACATCGACCGCGATAAATTGCTGGAGTTCGATTACTTCTTTGTACGTAAGGTAATGTTTATGAAATACTCGCAGGGCTTTATTATCCTGCCGGGTGGTTTCGGTACAATGGATGAATCTTTCGAGGCGATAACCTTAATTCAGACCGGTAAAATTGCCCGTTTCCCGATTGTGTTTGTGGGCGTAGATTACTGGAAAGGCTTGTTTGAATGGGTTGAATCGAAAATGCTGAACGACGAACACAACATTAACCCGGACGATTTGAACCTGTACCGTGTGGTTGATACCCCTGAAGAAGCGGTTGACCACATCTTCAAGTTCTACCAAAAATATGTGCTTAAACCTAACTTTTAA